A segment of the Symmachiella macrocystis genome:
CTTTCGGCAATGTCTGCATACGAGGTCAGTGCGTTTTTAAGCGTCACTTGCTTGACTTGATCGGATATGACGGCAGCGAACGTTGCCGCGAGCGCTCCCCAGCCCCGACCGACTAGATGAATGTCGGTGTGACCTAAGGATGCCAGCCAATCGAGAACTCGCAGGACGTCAAAAGTTTTCTGGCCGAGGTACGGCCGATCCAGCATCAGGCTGTGAATCGCATAGAAGTAATCGTTGCCGTACGCGGTGTGGAAAGAACCCGGATTGCACGTGTCCGGAATCGACTCACCAATCCCGCGAACATCGCAGGTGAAGACGGGTGAATTGGGTTCTGCCTGCATCACTTCGCGAATCAATGGTTCGTCGCGCAACTCGTTGTCGCTGGAAAGATGCGGCACATATAGAATCGCACGTTTGCCGGCACGAGGCGGTCGCGAATGCCAACTTTTATTGGTCAGACGATAGACAATGGTGTGGATGCCCGGCTCGGTGTCGACGGTGTAAGCCATCGCGAACTTTGTGGGATAGCCGCGTGAGCCGAGGTACCGCCAGTTGCGGTAGTCTGGCACATCCTCGTGTTTAGCAGGCAGCTTCAACACGTCCACCACCGCCCGACGCAGTGCCGCGCCGCTGAGTGACTTGCGGTCAGACGCCAACTGTTTTGATTTCTCGCGGGTAAATTCAAACACGGTTCGAGTACCGTCAATTAGGCCAACCTGTCCTTTCTCGGTACACCACAGTGTTTCATCTTTCTCAATCGTGAGCTTTGGTTCTGCGGAGAATGCGAGGTCAAGTTGTGCCGTAAGAACTCCCTCGAATTCCTGATTCGCGTCATCGGAGGCGAGCCCACTTGCTCGGTTGAACCACGAATACATCGCTTCGCGATTCTCTTGCGAGTAACCATGGCCAGTCGGGCCCACAAACAAGGCCACGTTGTCTTCGGCATCCAGCAGACTATACAGCCGCCGCAACTGTTGGTAGGTCTCTTCCGAACCGCGCACGTCGAAATAGTCGCGTTCCTTGGCGAGAATTATGATCGGACTGGGAGCCATGGCCGCGAGAAAGTCGGCATGATCTAAACCGAGAGCAAGAGCGCGAGGCGGACATTGTTCCGTGTCCTGCGGTAATTCGTTTTCCATATTGCGACGAAACGTCGTCACAAAACAACTCGGAGCGGCCATCGTCCACCGCGGTTCCACACCGCATAGCCAGGTCGTCATCGTGCCACCGCCCGAATTGCCAGTCACGCCAACGCGCTGCTTATCGACCTCGGGTCGAGTCAGCAGATAATCCAGCGCCCGTATGCCGTCCCATGCTCGCCACATGCCAAAGAATTCGCCGACCAAGAACTGCTGATTGCCAGCGTGCAAGTGCTCGCGTACACCCACGCCGATTTGCGAAGACAGATCGTCCTTAACGTATTGCAGCCGTTCACCCTGGCCAATTGGATCGTAAATCAAACAAACATAACCCAGCCGAGCTAGTCCCTGGGCAAACGACTGATAGGCTTGCGCGGCCTTTCCGTTTTTGGAGTGTCCACAGGTGCCGACGACAGCCGGTAGTGGTCCCGTTCGTCCCACAGGAATGTACACATTGGCAGTCACGGGAAATCCAGGACGACTGTCAAAAATGACGTTTTCGATCCGATATCCGTCACGGTCAATCGTTTTTGTAACTCGCGGATTCAATGGAGTACGCTCCGGCTCCGGACCGAATGACTGGCGAATGCGAGCCTGGGTATCACGAACGTACTGTTCCGCGTCGGCTTTCGTTTTGAGTCGATTTAGCTGTTCGATGTGACGAAGGCCCGACTCCCGCACCTGCTTCACGAACCATTCATGGACCATTCGCGGAAAGCGATTCAATGGCTCATAATCGTCAGCAGCAAGCGCTGAAGTAGGATGCAGCCAATTGAGCGCAGTCAGCGCTGCCGCGTTCGAACCGATCGACAGCAAAACGTGTCGGCGAGAAATCGCCTGAACTTGCTGCTGCAGTGTCGGCGATCGATCAGTTTTCATAGGAAGTCTACTTTTCATTGAGGACTTTGGTTGACTTGTAAAGCCAACTGATAGACACGCGCGTGATCTGAAGCGAATTCAGCCCAGGGTATTCGCAGTGGGCCAAGAGAACATGGTCGTCGACAAACTCGATGGCGGTGTAGCAGTACCAGCCTTGTGGATCGGTTCCAAGATTCCGGATGTGTTCCCACGTGGCTCCTTCGTCTTTGGAAACAGCGGCGGTGAACGGGCGGCGACCGACCGGCTTAACAGCTGCCAGCGGATCATTGCCATTGTTCCATACCAGCAGCAGATGACCTGTCGTCGGGATCCGTTCAATGGATGCCGGGGATGTGGTGGGTTGAGTTAAGTCAGAACGTTTTAGAGGCGACCAGGTCTGGCCGCCGTCCTTTGAATGCGAGAGTAGCTGACAGTCGCGGCTGCGGCAGAACATCAGCAGACTGCCGTCCGTCAGTTCTACGACACCTGGTTCCTGAGCCAACAGTTCCGATTTCAGCGTACTCTTGCTTGCCCGCCACGACTTGCCTTGATCATCGGACAAATAGCAGACGATGTCCGCGGAATTCTGAAATCCAGGCCAACCCGGCAGGTAGTGGACGGCCAGCGGCACGACCAAACGACCGCTCTTCAGTTGAATCACGCGATCGTTGTTCAACACGCGATAACCCGGCTGATCTTTTGGCACGACGTGCGTCGGTTCGGACCAAGTCTCGCCTTCGTCGGTGCTAGTCCGCATCAGGATGTTATCCAGATATGGGTATTTCGATCCCGATGGACTGTTGTACTTTTGAACGTAGAACAGGGCGATTCGGCCATCGGCCAACCGCAGCAGCGAGACGGACATCAGGTTCGCATCACTGTCCTTTCGAGCAATGATCGGAAAGTCGGCGGCGTCCCAGGTCTTTCCGCCGTCAGACGAATAGCGCCCCACAAGTTCAGCTGGCGCATGATCTCCTTTGCCAATAAATTTGGAGTATACCAACAGCAGGCTACCATCCTTCAGTTGGATAAAATCTCCTTCACTGTTGCGCCCATTTCCCGGCCGTGGAGCAATCCGCAACGGTTTCTCAACTCCCGAAGTGACGCCTTGGGGCGAGTCCGCGTTAGACCGACTGGCAGTTAGGACAACTATCAGCAGCGTGGCGAATCCAACGGTGCATGGAAACGAGTAGTGCAATCGATTTTTCATTGTGTGGCTTCAGTCGTAAGTTCGTTGTCAGTGATTCAAGACCGCGAGTTACTCGCATAAGTCCATCATTGGAGCTTCTCGGCAGCTAGACTTCAACTGTGCACTTGGCTCTTTTGGGTAATGGCTACGTGTTATCAATCGTTGGCAGAACAGCGAGTCTCAATAATCTGGTCGGTATCGGATTAGACAATTCAGTCGTGTTTTGGCATATGTGATGGTTGACAACTTCTTTAGCCAGAGTTCTGCCAGTCGATCAGCTAAGAGAGAGTACAGAGTCACAATCCGAAAACCGTCACCGCGTCTTTACTTGGCGAGTTGGCCGATTCAAACGCTCCTTCTGACAATCTATCCGGTGCTTGGATTGCACACGAAACACAGTTTCTGAGCAAATGCACCATTGCCAGATGGGACTGAAATTCTCGACTACACCGATTCTCCGTCAAGATTCGTCAGCACAAAAGTTAAACCTAACGAAACACATCACGCGAGTAGATCGGCAATCGGCTGGCCCATATCGGTGATGGGAACCGGGCGGTCGCCGGCGTATAGGTTCTTCCGATAGTCCACACCGACAGCGGCACAGATCGTGGCGAATAGGTCAGGAACGCTAATGGGATTAGAAACGATCTTCTTGGCGATTTCGTCAGTTTCGCCCCAGGCTCCGTAATGCGATAGGCCACCGCCAGCGAGAACGCAGCTAAAGGCGCTGCCTTGATGACCACGCCCGCCACCGCTGTCGAATTCGGGCGGGCGCCCGAATTCGGTAGTAATGACAATCAAGGTCTTGTCGAGCAGTCGCTTCGCTTCGAGATCATTGATCAATGCGGTGACCGCTGTATCCATTTCTTGAATCAGTTTGTGCTGGTTCACAATGCCTTCGTTATGGACGTCCCAGCCGATGCCGTTTAGGAAGTTGAGATTGTGCGATACTTCAATATAGCGGACGCCGTGTTCGACAAGTCGGCGGCTGAGCAGACAGCGTTGTCCAAACTCGCCGCCATAGCGGTTTCGCAGATCGGCCGGTTCGCGGTCGAGTTGAAAAACGCGCATGAACTCTGGGCCGCTCAATTTAAGGCTTTGTGCAATTGCCGCTTCGTAATCCAGCAATCGCTGGTCGGTCGTCGGATCGGCATTGCGACGGAGAACGGATAGGAATTCCTCCCGGCGCAACTGCCGCTGCGATGTGATGCCGTCGGGGCGAGACAGTCCGGCCGGCCCTTGACTGGTGTCGATCAGATAAAGGTAGCTGTCGCGTGTGCCGAGAAACCCTGGACCCCGTGTAACGTTGGGATAGCCTATCAATACATAAGGGGGAGTTCCGTCGTGGGCAGCGCCTCGTTCATGCGCGATGATTGATCCGATTGATGGATACGTGATTGTTCCGCTGACTGGTCGTCCAGTATGCATGCGATTCGTGGCGGCGGCGTGTTCGTCGATCACTTCGTGATGTACGCTGCGTACGGCCGTGACGCGATCCATCAGCCTGGCAAGTTGTGGCAAGTGCTCGCAGACTCGCACACCCGGGACGGCTGTTTCGATGGAATCGTAGTAGGAGCCTGCCAGCTTCTTTTTCGGGTCACCTTTTCTCTTTGGATCAAACGTGTCGATTTGCCCCATGCCGCCGCCCAGCCAGATCGAGATCACATGTTCGGCTTTTCCTTTAAGGAGTTCGTCGGATGGACCGGCGACGGTAGCTTGCCCTAAAGCGAGGCTACAACTAGCCGCCGCACCAGCACCAAGAAATCTACGACGATTGAGCGAGGTTAACGATTGCATGATTTTATCTCCATTACGGCATCCAGACGAACTCGCGGTGATTGATCAGGCTCCAGACGACATCTTCATAGACAACACGCCAACTCGGCGTAAGACGAGGGTCCGGCGGCGGACCGGCGAGGACGCGACGTTCGATTTCTAGTTGAATCGCATTTGCTTTTGGACGTCCATGGTTGAACCACGTAACCTGTGGTAGCGGTGGGTGTTCTTCAAGTTGAACGATCTTGTCGTGCAGAACGAGACGCGTGTTAAAATCCTTTGTCAGTGCACGGGCAAACACCTTTCGTTCGTCCGGTTTCGGCAAACGGCTGAGGATGCGCAGGAACAACGTGTCAACGAGAGACTCTGCCGATTCGGCCGCAATGGCCAATTCCGCTAATTCGCTTTGATGCGAGACTCTCGCCAGTGTGGCCGACAACGTGCTATTGGCAAGGACGCCCGGTTGCAGAACATTGGGGTCGGTTTCGCGCTCGGCAATCGGCATTTGCCGTGCGCCTGTCCAGCCGAATGCTTCGAGAACATCAACTACCGCGCGAGCCTTGGGTAGCGATAAACTAGGACGATCCCGTTCATTTTTCAGATCGCCGAACATCCACGCGCGGGTCGGGTGTCCCAAGGTTTGGCGACTGCCGAGCGGACGGCGTCCGTCGTGTACGAAGGTGAGTTCTTCAACATCGATGGGACGGCCTGTGCAATGGTGCAACGAGTCGACGATCTGCTCGGCTGTTAGACGACGACGCTCGGGGGCATTAAAGAAACGCTGCCCTGGCGAAGCATTACGGTTTTTTCCAACCGCCGCGCGTTGATATGTCCGGGATGATACGATCAGCCGCACAATGTGACGAAAGTCGTAATCGTGGCTGATCAATTCGTGCGCCAACCAATCGAGCAATTCCGGATGACTGGCGGCGTGACCTTCCCAGTCATGGACCGGTTCCACTATTCCTGCTCCGATCAACTGTTTCCAGGTTCGATTAATGATAACGCGTGAGAAGCGTGCGTTCTGCGGAGCGGTGATCAGGGCGGCAAGTCGTTCGCGTGTGTCGGTTGGTTTTTGCATGAGCTGGTCGATGTTTTCGCCGTCGACTGCCCCTGTGACCGAGGCAAACGGCCAATGCGGACGGACCGGTTGATCAGGATTGAGCGTCGCCTGAATCAGCGATTCTCGCGTCTTCTGGCCTTCAAAAAACGCCACCGGGACGCGACTGGTTTTCGGAACGGTGACCGGCTTGCGGCTGAGCATGGCGGCCAGCGCGTAGAGGTCGCTTTGCGTCGTGCTGTGATAAGGCGAGTCATGACAGCGGGCACATTCCAACTCGATACCCAGAAACGCGGAAGCGATGATATGGCCTTTGGCGGCAAACGGAGCGTCGTTCTCTCCCGCGAGCCCAAATCCCGCACTGCCGCCTTCGGCAGCTCCACCGCGCAGCATGATCAGTTCTGTGACCATGCGATCCAGCCGCTTGTTGTCACGCAATGAGTCATATAGGAACCAGCGGAACGGTCCGGTGCTGTTCAGCGATGCATTCAGCAGCGACGGATTCTCCGCAAGCAGATCCAGCCAAAAGCTCATCCAGCGGTCAGCGAAACGAACATCGCTGAGTAGTTGGTCGACTAGGCTGCTCCGTTTGTTGGGATTCGTGTCGGCGAGAAACGCGCGTGCTTCATCGGCTGTGGGCGGAATACCGATTGTGTCCAGATAGATGCGGCGGAGGAAAGCCTCGTCATCAATAACCGCCGAAAAGGCAACATCAGCTGCAGCCAACGGAGGGGCAGGCCACGGAGCACCCTCCTTCACCCATTGTTCCAACAGTTTGATTTGTTCCCCAGACAAACCGTCATCCGACGGAGGCATATCACCGTCACGAATTCGTACGATCAATTCGCTCGCTTCCAAGTCTCCGGGGACGATCGCCGGTATCTCCGAATCACCAGCTTTGAGCGCCGCCTCGCGCGAATCCAACTTCAGACCTCCTTTGTCCTTCTCGCCGTGGCAACGAATACAGTGTTCTCTCAAAATCGGCAGGACTTTGCCGTGGAAGTGTTCAGCTTGCCGGGCGTCGCTGTCTGCCGCAGCGGCAACAGCGCGTTTGATCTTCGCTCCAACAAATGCGTCAATCGGATGAAGGACATCACCGTCGTCGGTTCGCGGGACTACCGGCGGGGGACTTTTCTTCAACCACGTATCGGCCATGCGATGTCGTTTTTTCCAGAAATCGTCCTGCGATGCAGCCGCATTGCGGCGGCGCTCGTCGTCTAATTGTGCGAGCAATTTCTCAACTCGTAACAAAGCCGGCTCGATGGCTGCGTCGGTCAGAGGTACTCGTTTCGAATTGCCGCCAAGCAGTTCAAAACTCTTACCATCCCTCGAAAGGATCGCCACACAGATTTCACCGGTCTCCGTGCGGTGTCCGCTGCCGCCGACGACGAGTTCCAAAACGATCCGTGTCTTGCGGCTCGTCTTCAATTCGATCGTTGCCTCGCCAAACGCCTCTTGCTGGTGATATCCGTGAGCCCGCAATCCGGGCAACGGTGGTTCGGCGACGGGCGTGACGCGTTCTTCACCGTCTGGCGGGCGTGATGTGATTGGTTTGGTTCGCGCAACGACCTTGCCGTCGATCCACAACCGTCCCAATGCGCGGGTGCGCATGAGGAAACGATGCTTTCCGGCTGGGAGTTCGACATCGCCCGCCATTCGCAACAGTACCGGAGCATTCCAGCTCGAACGAATGCCCCATGAGTCGTACCATAACGGAATTCGCGGCAGCAAAAAGGTATCCCCGATCCAGCGAACAGATTCACTGGGCCATTGTTCGCCTTCATTGAGCCATCGGTCACGTGTCGGCAAACCCGCGCAGAGTTGCACCAGCACGCCACCATCGGGGATGTCGGCCAGTTCGGGCATGACTTCCTTTTGGGGTATCGCCACGCGCGGCTTTCCAACGCGACGAAACCTCGCCGCCATCGTCTTGTTATCCAGCGCCGCGCGATAGATCGCGATTCCGTCGAGCAGGCCCACAAAGCCATTCCCGATCCGGACGACGTCATCATCGACGACTGGTGGATCCTTGGTTTTACCGCCATAACTCCATGTGCCGTCGGTCGGTTTGCCGTTGACCCAACCGCGAATCGATTTCGGATCGCCAAAGCGATACGACACAGCGATGTGGTGCCAACCTGTGGCGACGGGAAAGCCATTTTTCGAATCCCAGCGATGCCAGTGTTTGTCTTCGCTGGACAGCTTCGTAGCGAACAGGAAACTCAGTCGCGCTTCGCCCTGGGCGCCCACCAAGCGCAGCGACCAGTTCTGATTGTCTCGCGCGAACTTCGGTGAACCGGTTCGGCCCTTACTGACTACGTACCGGATCTGTCCTTCACGAATGTTGGACGGATTGACCCATGCTTCCATTGTGATTGCGTCGCCATTGGTGAAGTCGAATTTGCTGTTCGGTCCCGTGTCGGCAACGACAAAATATCCGCCACGATCGATGCGCACAGCCGTGTTGTTCGCGGCCATGTCGGGAAACTCCGGCGGCCTCGGTCCGGCTTGATCGCGTTGCACGTTTCCCTTGGCTGTCAGAGGCGTTGATTCCTCGGTGCCAAAGTCCCATTGCGCGACGGGCGATGTATCCTCTGCCGCGAAGAGTGTGGAGACGAGCAGGATCGAGTAAATCATAGACATGTGTCGGTCTCGTTGGGCATCTAACGGTTTGGCAACGGCACAGTGGTTCGAAGCAGTGGGGTCGCCCTACGTAGAGCGAATCCTCTTGAAGAAATGCCCTTCGTTCAAATCGACACGTTCGGGGCGTCCCTTGTGCATGTAAACGACCTTTGTGTGATCCATGCCGAGCAAGCCCATGATTGTGGCATGGATGTCGTGGACGTGAAGCTTGTCTTCGACAGCGTACAGTCCGAGGTCGTCGGTTGCGCCGATTGTCTGCCCTGCTTTCACCCCTCCGCCCGCCATCCACATCGTAAAGCCGGTCGGGTTGTGGTCCCGACCTGTGCCTTTCTCGCTCATCGGAGTCCGGCCGAATTCGCCACCCCAAACGACCAGTGTCTCGTCGAGCAATCCGCGCTGTTTGAGATCGGCAATCAGTCCCGCAATCGGCTGGTCGACGCCGCGGCACAGGCGGGCATGGTTGGTTTCGATATTGCTGTGGCTGTCCCATTTGCTGCCGGCGCCGGAGTAGAGTTGCACGAAACGCACACCGCGCTCGACCAGTCGGCGAGCCAAGAGGCACTGGCGACCGTAGACGGCGGTTTCTTTTTGGTCGATGCCGTACAGTTCCTGGATGTGCTTTGGTTCCTGATCCAAGTCGATCGCACTCGGCGCATCAGCTTGCATTCTCGCGGCGAGTTCGTAACTGCGGATGCGCGCCTCCAGTTCGGAGTTCGACTCGCGGTTGGTGTAATGACGACGGTTCAAACGGTTGATAAATTCGAGCTTACGTTGCTGCTGTGTGTTGGAAATGCCCTTGGGATTGTTCAGATTACGAAGCGGTTCGGCCCCAGTCTCGAACAATACACCTTGGTGACTGGACGGCATGAAGCCGGAGCCCCAGGCGCGGGCTCCATTAACGACCATCGAGTTGCTGTCCTTCATCACGACAAACGTCGGCAAGCTCTCAGTCGGTGTACCGAGCCCATATGATACCCACGCCCCAAGTGACGGCCGGCCTCCGAAAACCGCGCCAGTGTTCATCTGGCAAACCCCTCCCGCATGATTGATGCCGTCGGAAACGCACGAATGAATCACGCACAGTTCGTCGGCGATGCCGTGGTGGTGTGGCAGCCAATCGGAAATCCACAGCCCGCTTTCGCCGCACTGTTCCCACTTTCGCTTGCTTTCCAAGATGGGTGAATTGACCTCACCCATGGCCGTGACCGGACGTTCGAAGCTTTCCGGCAAGGTTTGTCCGGCCAACTTATTGACCGCTGGTTTGCGGTCGAACAAGTCGAGGTGGCTTGGTCCGCCTTCCATGAACAGCCAAATGATGTTCTTGGCGTTGCCAATTTGGCTTGGGATCTTCTTGGCAACAGGATTTTCCGGTGCGGCGGCGAAAAGTGACTTTCCGTTCAGCGCAGCAAACGCCAATGCACCGAAACCCCCGCCGGCGCTGCACAGGAACTCACGTCGTGAACCGGGGTGATCGACTTGATGACAACTCATGAAACCCTTTCGGTGGTCGGAATGTTAAGTCGACTCGCTATAAATTTGGCGGAACGGCAATCCATCCTGCACCTTAGTGCAAGTAAAGGAACTCGTTGGAATTAAACAGTGCGTGGCAGAAGTCGGTCACAGCGTTGAGCTCCCTCATTGAGGCAAGTGATCCGGCATCCAGCGGAGTTTGCCGCAGCCAACCGGTGTCCGGCGCGGGTTGTTCGCCGTTATCGCCTTCGAACGTCCAGTCCAGAATACGACTGGCCTTTACGTCGTCGCCGCCGACCAGTAGTTGTTCACGGGGCAGCGCACTGCGACTAACCGTCAGCCGAGCAAGCTGGCCATCCCATTGATGACCGCGCCCGTCACGACCACCGGTGACCATCTTCATTTGGGGATTTTGAATTCGGCTGACGACGGATGTTTCGACGGTTGCCGTTTCTAATCGCGCCTGCGGATCGGACAGATCCTTCATATAGAATGTGACCGTTCCACTAGTCGGATTGTCGGGCGACGTGGTCGCCGAAATCGACACGGCAAAATAGACGGGTTTGCCCAGTGGAAATCGCAAACCTGAAGCAACCACTTCATAAGCGGGTTCATCCTGAAACGTCCGGCCGACCAACTGCACGATGAGATTGCGCGGTTGATAAGCCGACTTCTTGCTTGTAACGCCGATACTCCAGCCGTTGGTCTTTGTGCTGCCGTTCCAGCGAGAAATCAGCGTGTTGACGCTGGCATTTGAATAGAGCCGATCGAGAATCGCGATTACTTCAACCGTGAACCGGCCATCTAGGCCTTCCGCCTTCTCCACGTACAGCCGTTCGAAGCGGCTGCCAGGCTGGATCCAAAGTGTTTTTCCGCCGAGACCAAAATCGTTCACCGAGCCAAACTGTTGCCGAACCGGACGCAGGCCGGTTTCGTTTGGAAACTTGTCGACGACCACCGGAGCCGGGATCACCTTTTCCTGATCGTGAACAAATGCCAACGTTTCGCTGAGTTCGCTCTCCGATACTTCACGGCCAAACACCAATTGATACGCAGTGCGCACGTCGTCCAATTCAAGCTGTTTTTTGCCATTTAGCAATCGTCGGGCAAAGGCGCGCGATCGCTCAAGGCTCCATTCTCCGTTCACCAGCAGCAGTGACTGAATAGGCGTGGTGGTGGCAACGCGATCGGCCGCGGATTCGAAGCCCAAAGGGGCGTCAAAACCGGCGAGCATTTCATCTGGTTTGTTTCGCATTCTCTTGACATATACGCTGCGATATGGTGACGTGCCGTTGACCGAAGCGCCTCCCACGCGCTGTTTGAGTTCACCGGACACGGCGAGCATGGCGTCGCGCACCTGCTCGGCATCCAGCCGTTGTGGCGGAAACCTCCACAGGAGACGATTCGTTGGATCGACCTTCTCTTCTGTCGCTAATGGCTCGCGACGCGCGCTCATTCGGTAAGCGGCGCTGTTCATGATCAGTTCGTGCAACGGTTTGATTTTCCAACCGCCTTCGAGAAAACGGCGCGTCAACCAGTCGAGCAACTCAGGATGACTGGGGGGATTCCCCAACGTCCCAAAATCATTGGGCGTCGACACAATTCCGCGACCAAAATGCCGTTGCCAGATGCGATTCACAATCACGCGCGTCGAGAGCGGGTTGTCATCGCGAGTGATCCAATCAGCCAGCGCGGTGCGGCGTCCCGTTGTCGTTGCGGTGGGCGTGATCTGCGGCGGCTCAGCACCGAGCAGTGCAAGGAACGATGGTTCCACCGCTTCTTTCGTCGTACGTGTCAGTAGATAGGTCGGCGCGGGTTCTCTTTTGACGTCCGTGGCGACAAAGGCATTCGGCAAGGGCGCTGGTTTGAGTGAGTCATACTTTTTCAACTCTGCTTCAAGTTCTCGGTACTGCTTGAGCTTCTCGGGGCTCTTCTTCAGTGCCTTGGGATAATCAAAGCGAGATGCTGCGCGATCCGCCTGACGGTCCACCAGATACGACAATTGTTTCTCGTACGTGGTCTTTTCCGATTCGGGCTTGTGCCAGATCTTCTGAATATCTTCGGGAAACTGAGCGACGACGGATTTCTGCTTGTTGTCAAAGGCGTCTTTGGCGAGCGAGCGCATTTCATCACGGATCGCCTTCGTCTCCTCTTCCCATACCTGTTGCTGTTCCTGATGAGCGGCAATCTCTTCCGGCGTTGCCAGGGCTCGATTCATGGGCCACGCCACCGATGACAGAAACGCCTGTAGGCCGTAGTAGTCTTTCTGAAGAATCGGATCGAATTTGTGATCGTGGCATTGAGCGCAGCCGATGCCGATTCCCAGAAACGCCTCACCAGTGACGCGGGTCATTTCGTTAATGATCAGGTCCCAGTGCATCCGCGCATTGCGTTGGTTCCACTCGTAAACCCCATGGCGCAAATAGGCCGTGCCGATGAAGGCGCTCGGGTCGTCGGGCGCGATTTCGTCGCCGGCCAGATGTTCGCGAACGAATTGGTCGTAGGGCTTGTCATCGTTCAGCGAACGGATGACGTAGTCGCGAAAAGCGCCGGCGCCGGGACGGAAGGCGTCTTCATTGTAGCCGTCACTATCCGCATACCGCACGACGTCCAGCCAATGCTGTGCCCAGCGTTCGCCGTAGCGAGGACTTTCCAGCAGTTCGTGGATCAATCGCTGCCACGCATCCTCGCTCTCGTCGTTGACGAACGCATCCACTTGTTCCGGCGTCGGCGGTAAACCGAGGAGATCGAAGTAAGCCCGCCGCACCAGTTCGTATCGGTCGGCCTCGCGGGCAGGCCGAAGCCCGGATTTGTCCAGCTGCCGGAAAACAAACTGGTC
Coding sequences within it:
- a CDS encoding DUF1501 domain-containing protein; this translates as MMQSLTSLNRRRFLGAGAAASCSLALGQATVAGPSDELLKGKAEHVISIWLGGGMGQIDTFDPKRKGDPKKKLAGSYYDSIETAVPGVRVCEHLPQLARLMDRVTAVRSVHHEVIDEHAAATNRMHTGRPVSGTITYPSIGSIIAHERGAAHDGTPPYVLIGYPNVTRGPGFLGTRDSYLYLIDTSQGPAGLSRPDGITSQRQLRREEFLSVLRRNADPTTDQRLLDYEAAIAQSLKLSGPEFMRVFQLDREPADLRNRYGGEFGQRCLLSRRLVEHGVRYIEVSHNLNFLNGIGWDVHNEGIVNQHKLIQEMDTAVTALINDLEAKRLLDKTLIVITTEFGRPPEFDSGGGRGHQGSAFSCVLAGGGLSHYGAWGETDEIAKKIVSNPISVPDLFATICAAVGVDYRKNLYAGDRPVPITDMGQPIADLLA
- a CDS encoding DUF1553 domain-containing protein; the encoded protein is MSMIYSILLVSTLFAAEDTSPVAQWDFGTEESTPLTAKGNVQRDQAGPRPPEFPDMAANNTAVRIDRGGYFVVADTGPNSKFDFTNGDAITMEAWVNPSNIREGQIRYVVSKGRTGSPKFARDNQNWSLRLVGAQGEARLSFLFATKLSSEDKHWHRWDSKNGFPVATGWHHIAVSYRFGDPKSIRGWVNGKPTDGTWSYGGKTKDPPVVDDDVVRIGNGFVGLLDGIAIYRAALDNKTMAARFRRVGKPRVAIPQKEVMPELADIPDGGVLVQLCAGLPTRDRWLNEGEQWPSESVRWIGDTFLLPRIPLWYDSWGIRSSWNAPVLLRMAGDVELPAGKHRFLMRTRALGRLWIDGKVVARTKPITSRPPDGEERVTPVAEPPLPGLRAHGYHQQEAFGEATIELKTSRKTRIVLELVVGGSGHRTETGEICVAILSRDGKSFELLGGNSKRVPLTDAAIEPALLRVEKLLAQLDDERRRNAAASQDDFWKKRHRMADTWLKKSPPPVVPRTDDGDVLHPIDAFVGAKIKRAVAAAADSDARQAEHFHGKVLPILREHCIRCHGEKDKGGLKLDSREAALKAGDSEIPAIVPGDLEASELIVRIRDGDMPPSDDGLSGEQIKLLEQWVKEGAPWPAPPLAAADVAFSAVIDDEAFLRRIYLDTIGIPPTADEARAFLADTNPNKRSSLVDQLLSDVRFADRWMSFWLDLLAENPSLLNASLNSTGPFRWFLYDSLRDNKRLDRMVTELIMLRGGAAEGGSAGFGLAGENDAPFAAKGHIIASAFLGIELECARCHDSPYHSTTQSDLYALAAMLSRKPVTVPKTSRVPVAFFEGQKTRESLIQATLNPDQPVRPHWPFASVTGAVDGENIDQLMQKPTDTRERLAALITAPQNARFSRVIINRTWKQLIGAGIVEPVHDWEGHAASHPELLDWLAHELISHDYDFRHIVRLIVSSRTYQRAAVGKNRNASPGQRFFNAPERRRLTAEQIVDSLHHCTGRPIDVEELTFVHDGRRPLGSRQTLGHPTRAWMFGDLKNERDRPSLSLPKARAVVDVLEAFGWTGARQMPIAERETDPNVLQPGVLANSTLSATLARVSHQSELAELAIAAESAESLVDTLFLRILSRLPKPDERKVFARALTKDFNTRLVLHDKIVQLEEHPPLPQVTWFNHGRPKANAIQLEIERRVLAGPPPDPRLTPSWRVVYEDVVWSLINHREFVWMP
- a CDS encoding alpha/beta hydrolase; protein product: MKTDRSPTLQQQVQAISRRHVLLSIGSNAAALTALNWLHPTSALAADDYEPLNRFPRMVHEWFVKQVRESGLRHIEQLNRLKTKADAEQYVRDTQARIRQSFGPEPERTPLNPRVTKTIDRDGYRIENVIFDSRPGFPVTANVYIPVGRTGPLPAVVGTCGHSKNGKAAQAYQSFAQGLARLGYVCLIYDPIGQGERLQYVKDDLSSQIGVGVREHLHAGNQQFLVGEFFGMWRAWDGIRALDYLLTRPEVDKQRVGVTGNSGGGTMTTWLCGVEPRWTMAAPSCFVTTFRRNMENELPQDTEQCPPRALALGLDHADFLAAMAPSPIIILAKERDYFDVRGSEETYQQLRRLYSLLDAEDNVALFVGPTGHGYSQENREAMYSWFNRASGLASDDANQEFEGVLTAQLDLAFSAEPKLTIEKDETLWCTEKGQVGLIDGTRTVFEFTREKSKQLASDRKSLSGAALRRAVVDVLKLPAKHEDVPDYRNWRYLGSRGYPTKFAMAYTVDTEPGIHTIVYRLTNKSWHSRPPRAGKRAILYVPHLSSDNELRDEPLIREVMQAEPNSPVFTCDVRGIGESIPDTCNPGSFHTAYGNDYFYAIHSLMLDRPYLGQKTFDVLRVLDWLASLGHTDIHLVGRGWGALAATFAAVISDQVKQVTLKNALTSYADIAESEHYNWPLSALLPNVLAQVDLPDCYSELNSKNLRRIDSWGAEPPGK
- a CDS encoding sialidase family protein, yielding MKNRLHYSFPCTVGFATLLIVVLTASRSNADSPQGVTSGVEKPLRIAPRPGNGRNSEGDFIQLKDGSLLLVYSKFIGKGDHAPAELVGRYSSDGGKTWDAADFPIIARKDSDANLMSVSLLRLADGRIALFYVQKYNSPSGSKYPYLDNILMRTSTDEGETWSEPTHVVPKDQPGYRVLNNDRVIQLKSGRLVVPLAVHYLPGWPGFQNSADIVCYLSDDQGKSWRASKSTLKSELLAQEPGVVELTDGSLLMFCRSRDCQLLSHSKDGGQTWSPLKRSDLTQPTTSPASIERIPTTGHLLLVWNNGNDPLAAVKPVGRRPFTAAVSKDEGATWEHIRNLGTDPQGWYCYTAIEFVDDHVLLAHCEYPGLNSLQITRVSISWLYKSTKVLNEK